The following are from one region of the Bacillota bacterium genome:
- a CDS encoding DUF3786 domain-containing protein, whose product MIRLDHYQRTRVGCYAAALDKAVRGFAAADPSEMAELAGGALADGRLAIACLGHRFEVSHPDGRIRFRGTDFEPNVSLAIITLNHLARADGAAQTGRLVPYRELPDGQVFYGAFTRYALATLLAGFSGAPARLADAARLLGGEPAVSRADCTVRVPFFPRLLLTIQVWGADEELPGSANILFDAVAPHYVHTEDAAAVGSYVAHLLVALNRGAHPRDLADLGVV is encoded by the coding sequence TTGATCCGCCTCGACCACTACCAGCGCACCCGGGTCGGGTGCTATGCGGCGGCCCTCGACAAGGCGGTCCGCGGGTTCGCCGCCGCAGATCCGTCCGAGATGGCCGAACTGGCCGGCGGGGCCCTCGCCGACGGCCGCCTGGCCATCGCCTGCCTCGGCCATCGGTTCGAAGTCTCCCATCCCGACGGGCGAATCCGCTTCCGGGGGACGGACTTCGAGCCCAACGTTTCCCTGGCCATCATCACCCTGAACCATCTGGCCAGGGCCGACGGCGCCGCTCAGACGGGGCGGCTGGTGCCCTACCGGGAGTTGCCCGACGGACAGGTCTTCTACGGCGCCTTCACGCGCTACGCCCTGGCCACCTTGCTGGCCGGCTTCTCCGGTGCTCCGGCGCGCCTCGCCGACGCGGCCCGGCTCCTCGGCGGGGAACCCGCCGTGAGCAGGGCCGACTGCACGGTCAGGGTGCCCTTCTTCCCCCGACTGCTCCTGACCATCCAGGTCTGGGGGGCCGACGAGGAGCTTCCCGGGTCGGCCAACATCCTCTTCGACGCCGTCGCCCCGCACTACGTCCATACTGAAGACGCGGCGGCCGTCGGCTCCTATGTCGCTCATCTGCTGGTGGCCTTGAACCGGGGGGCCCATCCCCGGGACCTCGCCGACCTGGGCGTCGTCTGA
- a CDS encoding ATP-dependent 6-phosphofructokinase, which yields MSVGPSDRPSVAQVGEKKRIVGVLTGGGDCPGLNAVIRAVVKATVAAGMDVIGIEDGFKGLIENRMRRLALKDVSGLLPRGGTILGTTNRDNPFRYPVEVAGETAFRDVSKGAIANLVDHGVSALIVIGGDGTLSIARDLSRKGVNIVGVPKTIDNDLSATDVTFGFDTALVTATEALDRLHSTAESHHRIMILELMGRYAGWIALEAGLAGGADVILIPEIPFKIWKVVDKIKERRAYGKKFSIVVVAEGAAPVGGQMVVHRVDPESPDPIRLGGIGEQVGRELEELTKSETRVIVLGHLQRGGSPTPFDRILATRYGTAAVRLVQEGRFGEMVALRGQNIVSVPLDEAVGTLRRVPDDSDFIRAARAMGVSFGDGEKPGNDGENGALTKS from the coding sequence ATGTCAGTCGGACCGAGTGACCGTCCCTCAGTCGCCCAAGTGGGTGAGAAGAAACGAATCGTCGGTGTCCTCACCGGCGGGGGCGATTGCCCCGGCCTCAACGCCGTCATCCGCGCGGTGGTCAAGGCGACGGTGGCCGCCGGCATGGACGTCATCGGCATCGAGGACGGCTTCAAAGGGCTGATCGAGAACCGCATGCGGCGGCTGGCCCTGAAGGACGTCTCCGGGCTGCTCCCGCGAGGCGGGACCATCCTCGGGACGACCAACCGCGACAACCCCTTCCGCTATCCGGTGGAGGTCGCCGGGGAGACGGCCTTTCGCGACGTCTCCAAGGGAGCCATCGCCAACCTCGTCGACCATGGGGTCAGCGCCCTCATCGTCATCGGCGGGGACGGCACCCTGTCCATCGCCAGGGACCTATCGCGCAAGGGGGTCAACATCGTCGGGGTGCCGAAGACCATCGACAACGACCTTTCGGCCACCGACGTGACCTTCGGCTTCGACACCGCCCTGGTGACCGCGACCGAGGCCCTGGACCGCCTGCACAGCACGGCCGAGTCGCATCACCGGATCATGATCCTCGAACTGATGGGCCGTTATGCCGGGTGGATCGCCCTCGAGGCCGGCCTGGCCGGTGGGGCCGACGTGATCCTCATCCCGGAGATCCCCTTCAAGATCTGGAAGGTGGTCGACAAGATCAAGGAGCGCCGGGCCTACGGCAAGAAGTTCAGCATCGTCGTGGTGGCTGAAGGCGCGGCCCCGGTCGGCGGGCAGATGGTCGTCCACCGAGTCGACCCGGAGAGCCCGGACCCCATCCGCCTCGGTGGCATCGGCGAGCAGGTCGGCCGGGAACTCGAAGAGTTGACCAAGAGCGAGACCCGGGTCATCGTCCTCGGACACCTGCAGCGCGGGGGTTCGCCGACACCCTTCGACCGGATCCTGGCCACTCGCTATGGGACGGCCGCCGTCCGCTTGGTTCAAGAGGGACGCTTCGGCGAGATGGTCGCCCTGCGCGGGCAGAACATTGTCTCGGTGCCGCTGGACGAGGCCGTCGGGACGCTCCGTAGGGTGCCCGACGACAGCGACTTCATCAGGGCGGCCAGAGCCATGGGAGTCTCCTTCGGCGACGGGGAAAAGCCGGGGAATGACGGAGAGAACGGCGCCTTGACGAAATCTTGA
- a CDS encoding tetratricopeptide repeat protein, producing the protein MTSKWLRGVLGGLGTLLTGFVLLALIDGPEGAVDQLPTISILAVAIGLIRWRPRSGYLPALLAMAILQWPLVVPDDSIAAALTGRSYGLLKTAEQAAMSGQVEPAAKLYERAIRLNPRNAKAWAASAALDLAMGKPDVAHQKADVAVTLFGQPYVTLARHRSDNTLNMALYVAGKSAVENGDFDEARARLTQGAQADPGNGLVHWELAALYARGDQWEEALKAYERVITLAGSVDRTMVAQAYRFRGEALFRLGRPGDAITSLQVSLGRNPTDAVTRLDLGAVKMSLGRINEAVIDLEAARAALKASGDPAGAQADGLLNFAFQSIYADYAGRGKALLDSGDFAAAIPWLRRALPLASRSQQAELQMGIGRACWELGRYEESIAAYQASVEAAPGNPRALHNLGWALGASGQFQEAEDKVRKAISLYPKGDPELSSAHSLLGLILEVTGRREQARLEYLAALLLDPSNAKALTNLQRVQASQVKPGGQ; encoded by the coding sequence TTGACTTCGAAGTGGTTGCGGGGCGTCCTGGGCGGCTTGGGGACCCTCCTGACCGGATTCGTCCTGCTGGCCCTGATCGACGGCCCCGAGGGGGCGGTGGACCAGCTACCGACGATATCCATCCTGGCCGTCGCGATCGGACTGATCCGGTGGCGCCCACGGTCGGGTTATCTGCCGGCCCTCCTGGCGATGGCCATCCTGCAGTGGCCGCTGGTCGTCCCGGACGACTCAATCGCCGCCGCCTTGACCGGCCGGTCGTACGGGCTGCTCAAGACGGCCGAGCAGGCGGCCATGTCCGGACAGGTCGAGCCGGCCGCCAAGCTCTACGAACGGGCCATCCGGCTGAACCCCCGCAACGCCAAGGCCTGGGCCGCCTCGGCCGCCTTGGACCTGGCCATGGGGAAGCCGGACGTGGCCCATCAGAAGGCCGATGTAGCGGTGACTCTCTTCGGGCAGCCCTACGTCACCCTTGCCCGGCACCGCTCGGACAACACCCTCAACATGGCTCTCTATGTGGCCGGGAAGTCGGCCGTCGAGAACGGTGACTTCGACGAAGCCAGGGCCCGGCTGACCCAGGGCGCCCAAGCCGACCCCGGGAACGGCCTCGTCCACTGGGAACTGGCCGCCCTGTACGCCCGCGGCGACCAGTGGGAAGAGGCGCTCAAGGCCTACGAGCGGGTCATCACCCTGGCCGGCTCGGTCGACCGGACGATGGTCGCTCAGGCCTACCGCTTCCGCGGGGAGGCCCTCTTCCGCCTCGGCCGGCCGGGTGACGCCATCACCTCCCTCCAGGTCTCCCTGGGGCGGAACCCGACTGACGCCGTCACCCGCCTGGATCTTGGGGCGGTCAAGATGTCCCTGGGACGGATCAACGAGGCCGTCATCGACCTGGAGGCCGCCCGCGCGGCCCTCAAGGCCAGCGGCGACCCGGCCGGCGCGCAGGCCGATGGGCTCCTCAACTTCGCCTTTCAGTCCATCTACGCCGACTATGCCGGCCGTGGCAAGGCCCTCCTGGACTCCGGCGATTTCGCCGCCGCCATCCCTTGGCTGAGGCGGGCCCTGCCCCTGGCCTCCCGGTCGCAACAGGCCGAGCTGCAAATGGGGATCGGCCGGGCGTGCTGGGAACTCGGTCGCTATGAGGAATCGATCGCCGCCTACCAGGCTTCGGTCGAGGCGGCTCCCGGCAACCCGCGGGCGCTGCATAATCTGGGTTGGGCCCTCGGCGCATCCGGCCAGTTCCAGGAGGCCGAGGACAAAGTCAGGAAGGCCATCTCGCTCTACCCGAAGGGGGACCCGGAGCTGTCCTCGGCCCACAGCTTGCTCGGCCTGATCCTGGAGGTCACCGGACGGCGTGAACAGGCCAGGCTGGAATACCTGGCGGCCTTGTTGCTCGACCCGTCCAACGCCAAGGCCCTGACCAACCTGCAACGGGTGCAGGCGTCACAGGTGAAGCCCGGCGGGCAGTGA
- a CDS encoding aldo/keto reductase, which yields MHQVICRLQKWSRRSDLGAHVARQDRSEGDPSRLRRHSHPDRRGSPHGRGGSSPCRRPGDQLLHTARGYTVSEEIIGEALAPRRDQVIIATKTPARDVDGVAADLEASLAKLRTNYIDLYQFHNVMNDQSLEKILAPGGALAYLIQEQRRGRISHIGITSHRLETIIKAAATGRFATVQFPFNFIETGAAKDLHPLAHRLGLGIIVMKPLAGGIFRNPAAAVRWVLAQPIDVAIPGVASIEEVEANLQAASAGAPGSEDLADLQSDATELGPTFCRRCGYCVPCPEGIKTNFIASSELFFKRSGWGRVNPGHVATFRQGLECRGCRTCEERCPYGLPLSELVPAISRRMLARIDALDPRPWLKQNGG from the coding sequence TTGCATCAGGTCATTTGCCGGCTTCAGAAATGGTCAAGGAGGTCTGACCTTGGAGCGCACGTCGCTCGGCAAGACCGGTCTGAAGGTGACCCGTCTCGGCTTCGGAGGCATTCCCATCCAGACCGTCGGGGATCGCCGCACGGCCGTGGCGGTAGTTCGCCATGCCGCCGACCGGGGGATCAACTTCTTCATACCGCCAGGGGTTACACGGTCAGCGAGGAGATCATCGGTGAGGCCCTGGCGCCCCGCCGCGACCAGGTGATCATCGCCACCAAGACCCCGGCCCGGGACGTCGACGGAGTCGCCGCCGACCTCGAGGCCTCCCTCGCCAAGCTGCGGACCAACTACATCGACCTGTACCAGTTCCACAACGTCATGAACGACCAGTCGCTGGAGAAGATCCTCGCCCCGGGCGGGGCCCTGGCCTACCTGATCCAAGAACAACGGCGCGGGCGCATCAGCCACATCGGGATCACCAGCCATCGTCTGGAGACGATCATCAAGGCCGCGGCCACCGGTCGCTTCGCCACGGTGCAATTCCCCTTCAACTTCATCGAGACCGGGGCGGCCAAGGACCTCCACCCGCTGGCCCACCGGCTCGGGCTCGGGATCATCGTCATGAAGCCTCTGGCCGGCGGGATCTTCCGCAACCCGGCGGCGGCCGTCCGTTGGGTCCTCGCTCAACCCATCGACGTGGCCATCCCCGGAGTGGCCTCCATCGAGGAGGTGGAGGCCAACCTTCAGGCCGCCTCCGCGGGGGCACCCGGTTCGGAGGACCTGGCCGACCTGCAGAGCGACGCGACCGAGCTCGGGCCGACCTTCTGCCGCCGCTGCGGCTATTGCGTCCCTTGCCCGGAGGGGATCAAGACCAACTTCATCGCCTCTTCCGAGCTGTTCTTCAAGCGCTCCGGTTGGGGGCGGGTGAACCCCGGCCACGTGGCCACCTTCCGCCAGGGCCTCGAGTGCCGGGGCTGCCGGACCTGCGAGGAGCGCTGCCCTTATGGGCTCCCCCTGTCTGAGCTCGTCCCGGCCATCAGCCGGAGGATGCTGGCTCGAATCGACGCCCTTGACCCCAGACCTTGGCTGAAACAAAATGGCGGGTGA
- the serS gene encoding serine--tRNA ligase, protein MLDIAFIREHPEVVKRGAEKKRFEAPVDRLLEVDRLRREMQRRVEELRAEKNRRSKEIPGLAAEERQAAVTAMRQVDRNLKELEPELGRLEAEFDGLMLQIPNVPADDVPEGADDKDNVEIKRWGEPRSFDFTPLDHVALGEKLDIIDFARGSKVGGSRSYFLKNEGALLELACLRFAMDRLVQRGFVPLHVPMLVKPEAMVGGGFLPGGEDGVYALDNGMDLVGTAEVSLVAYHAGEILDQAELPKHYAGFSACFRREAGAAGKDTRGLYRVHQFYKIEQVVIGRNDEEESRRQHALLLNNSEELVQALDLPYRVVYVCGGDLGRPQVRKHDIETWMPSRGNYGETHSCSTIHEFQARRSMIRYRDEDGKVRYCHTLNNTALASPRVLIPILENYQLADGSVVIPEVLRPYLGGMEVIRPK, encoded by the coding sequence GTGCTGGACATCGCCTTTATCCGGGAGCACCCGGAGGTGGTCAAGCGGGGGGCGGAGAAGAAGCGATTCGAGGCCCCGGTGGACCGGCTGCTCGAGGTCGACCGTCTGCGGCGAGAGATGCAGCGCCGGGTGGAGGAACTGAGGGCCGAAAAGAACCGCCGCTCAAAGGAGATCCCCGGCCTGGCCGCGGAAGAGCGTCAGGCGGCGGTGACGGCCATGCGTCAGGTCGACCGGAACCTCAAGGAACTCGAGCCCGAGTTGGGCCGGCTCGAGGCCGAATTCGATGGGCTGATGCTGCAGATTCCCAACGTGCCGGCCGACGATGTCCCAGAAGGCGCCGACGATAAGGACAACGTCGAGATCAAGCGCTGGGGGGAACCGCGAAGCTTCGACTTCACCCCACTCGACCACGTCGCCCTGGGCGAGAAGCTCGACATCATCGATTTCGCCCGCGGCTCGAAGGTGGGGGGCAGCCGTAGCTACTTCCTGAAGAACGAGGGGGCCCTCTTAGAGCTGGCCTGCCTGCGTTTCGCCATGGACCGCCTGGTCCAGCGCGGGTTCGTCCCGTTGCACGTGCCGATGCTGGTCAAGCCGGAAGCCATGGTCGGCGGTGGCTTCCTCCCCGGCGGCGAGGACGGCGTCTACGCCCTGGACAACGGGATGGACCTGGTCGGGACGGCCGAGGTCTCGCTGGTCGCCTATCACGCCGGCGAGATCCTCGACCAAGCCGAGCTGCCCAAGCACTACGCCGGTTTCTCGGCCTGCTTCCGACGGGAGGCGGGGGCCGCCGGCAAGGACACCCGCGGGCTCTATCGGGTCCACCAGTTCTACAAGATCGAGCAGGTCGTCATCGGCCGCAACGACGAGGAGGAATCCCGCCGCCAGCATGCCCTCCTGTTGAACAACTCGGAGGAGCTGGTACAGGCCCTCGATCTGCCCTACCGGGTCGTCTACGTTTGTGGCGGGGACCTGGGCCGGCCCCAGGTCCGCAAGCACGACATCGAGACGTGGATGCCGAGCCGCGGCAACTACGGCGAGACCCATTCCTGTTCGACCATCCACGAATTCCAGGCCCGCCGGTCGATGATCCGCTACCGAGACGAGGACGGCAAGGTCCGCTATTGCCATACCCTGAACAACACCGCTCTGGCCAGCCCACGGGTCCTCATCCCGATCCTCGAGAACTACCAGCTGGCCGACGGTAGCGTGGTCATCCCTGAGGTCCTGCGGCCTTACCTGGGCGGAATGGAGGTCATCCGGCCGAAGTGA
- a CDS encoding PHP domain-containing protein has product MSTNATDSPTLDLHNHSNFSDGQMPPEGVAQALAAKGLRGGLADHALVHGRLRSAADFALYYAAADRNVLLRGLEVDLGIPLTWPIRVLEEADYLIGSLHGLTIGGEYHSLINYFNHRLGYNPEYQPSPALADRPRVLDAALAAFRQGLDDWPINILGHCTLLPSLEDEVPVDWAEAVIRLAVERGVAIEISGLWRLPSEAFLERALELGATFSVGSDGHTKGTHGQVGYCLEMIQRLGIPSGRLFAPTPRRRTK; this is encoded by the coding sequence GTGAGCACGAACGCGACCGACTCGCCGACCCTCGACCTCCACAACCACTCCAACTTCTCCGACGGTCAGATGCCCCCGGAGGGGGTGGCCCAGGCCTTGGCGGCCAAGGGTTTGCGCGGCGGACTGGCCGACCATGCCCTGGTCCACGGGCGCCTCAGGTCGGCGGCCGACTTCGCCCTCTACTACGCGGCGGCCGACCGCAACGTTCTCCTCCGCGGGCTCGAGGTCGACCTGGGGATCCCTCTGACCTGGCCCATCCGCGTCCTCGAGGAAGCCGACTACCTGATTGGCAGCCTCCATGGACTGACCATCGGCGGCGAGTACCATTCGCTGATCAACTACTTCAACCACCGGCTCGGGTACAACCCCGAATATCAGCCCTCGCCGGCCTTGGCCGACCGCCCGCGGGTGCTCGACGCGGCCCTGGCCGCCTTCCGCCAGGGGCTCGACGACTGGCCCATCAACATCCTGGGACACTGCACCCTCCTGCCGTCGCTAGAGGATGAGGTTCCGGTGGACTGGGCCGAGGCGGTCATCCGCTTGGCCGTCGAGCGCGGGGTGGCCATCGAGATCAGCGGCCTCTGGCGCCTGCCGAGTGAGGCCTTCCTCGAGCGGGCCCTCGAGCTCGGCGCCACCTTCTCGGTGGGCAGCGACGGCCACACCAAGGGCACTCACGGCCAGGTCGGCTACTGCCTGGAGATGATCCAGCGGCTGGGGATTCCGTCGGGGCGCCTCTTCGCCCCCACTCCACGCCGCCGGACAAAGTAA
- a CDS encoding response regulator transcription factor: protein MGPTILVIEDETKLRQSVLEYLGREGFTTLGAGDGEAGLRLAREHSPDLILLDLMLPSLPGLEVLRRLRGDSRVPVIVITARAEEADRVVGLELGADDYVSKPFSLRELTARIRAVLRRAGGGGEEPPERIQHGPVVIDFDRRSVEVQGRSIELTPTEFAILGVLIRHPGKVFSRLQLLEAAFGYAYEGYERSVDTHVSNLRRKIEVDPSVPRFVVTVHGVGYKLAGPAGDST, encoded by the coding sequence GTGGGCCCGACGATCCTGGTTATCGAGGATGAAACCAAGCTGCGCCAATCGGTTCTGGAATACCTGGGGCGTGAGGGCTTCACCACGCTGGGCGCGGGGGACGGTGAGGCCGGCCTGAGGCTGGCCAGGGAACATTCCCCCGACCTCATCCTCCTCGACCTGATGTTGCCCAGTCTGCCCGGCCTGGAGGTCCTCCGCAGGTTGCGCGGGGACAGCCGGGTGCCGGTTATCGTCATCACCGCCAGGGCCGAGGAGGCCGACCGGGTAGTCGGCCTGGAGCTGGGGGCCGACGATTACGTATCCAAGCCCTTCAGCCTGCGCGAGCTGACGGCCAGGATCCGGGCGGTCCTTCGGCGGGCGGGTGGCGGCGGGGAAGAGCCGCCGGAACGGATCCAGCATGGTCCGGTCGTCATCGACTTCGACCGCCGGAGCGTGGAGGTTCAGGGCCGGTCGATCGAACTGACCCCGACCGAGTTCGCCATCCTCGGCGTCCTCATCCGCCACCCCGGCAAAGTCTTTTCCCGGCTGCAGCTACTTGAGGCGGCCTTCGGCTACGCTTATGAGGGTTACGAGCGGTCGGTTGACACCCACGTCAGCAACCTGCGCCGGAAGATCGAGGTTGACCCGTCGGTTCCCAGGTTTGTCGTGACCGTCCATGGGGTGGGCTACAAGTTGGCCGGACCCGCCGGTGATTCGACGTGA
- a CDS encoding aldo/keto reductase: MEYRDFGKLGIRVSALGFGAMRLPEDEDEAVRVIRRAIDLGVNYLDTAPRYCQQRSEGILGRAVKGYPREKLYLSTKYPPDEAATADDCQKYLEQSLRRMGLDYIDFYHMWGISWKVYEEKLSVKGGPLEYARKAKDEGLIRHISFSFHDTPEALHKLIDTGEFESMTVQYNVLDRANEDGIHHAHEQGMGVAIMGTVGGGRLGFPSETIMKAVPGGVTSTPELALRFVLSHPGVGTALSGMGSIRMVEENAATASRAEPLSEDERRRLREMYEENKKLADLYCTGCGYCQPCPNEVNIPENFRYMNYHRIWGLTEYAKREYAVLGTGKNQFVKGLPAHECIECGECEPKCPQKLPIIAQLKETAQALRP, from the coding sequence ATGGAGTATCGCGACTTCGGTAAGCTTGGAATCAGGGTCTCGGCCCTCGGCTTCGGGGCGATGCGCCTGCCGGAAGACGAGGACGAGGCGGTGCGGGTCATCCGTCGGGCCATCGACCTCGGGGTCAACTACCTCGATACGGCCCCGAGGTACTGCCAACAGAGAAGTGAGGGGATCCTCGGTCGGGCGGTCAAGGGCTACCCGCGGGAGAAGCTCTATCTCTCGACGAAGTACCCGCCGGACGAGGCGGCCACGGCCGACGACTGCCAGAAGTACCTCGAGCAATCCCTCCGGCGAATGGGGCTCGACTACATCGATTTCTACCACATGTGGGGGATCAGTTGGAAGGTCTATGAGGAGAAATTGTCGGTCAAGGGCGGTCCATTGGAGTACGCCCGCAAGGCCAAGGACGAAGGACTCATCCGGCACATCTCCTTCTCCTTCCACGACACCCCGGAGGCCCTTCACAAGCTGATCGACACCGGCGAGTTCGAGTCGATGACCGTCCAGTACAACGTCCTCGACCGGGCCAACGAAGATGGGATCCACCACGCCCATGAACAAGGGATGGGCGTGGCCATCATGGGCACGGTCGGCGGCGGCCGGCTGGGCTTCCCCTCGGAGACGATCATGAAGGCCGTTCCCGGCGGGGTTACCAGCACGCCGGAGTTGGCCCTCCGTTTCGTCCTGTCCCACCCGGGGGTGGGGACGGCCCTCTCGGGGATGGGGTCGATCCGGATGGTCGAGGAGAACGCGGCTACGGCTTCACGGGCCGAGCCGCTCTCTGAAGATGAGCGGCGGCGGCTGCGCGAGATGTACGAAGAGAACAAGAAACTGGCCGACCTCTACTGCACCGGCTGCGGTTACTGTCAGCCGTGCCCGAACGAGGTCAACATCCCGGAGAACTTCCGGTACATGAACTACCACCGGATCTGGGGGCTGACCGAGTACGCCAAGCGGGAATACGCCGTCCTCGGCACGGGGAAGAACCAATTCGTCAAGGGTTTGCCGGCCCACGAGTGCATCGAGTGCGGCGAGTGTGAGCCGAAGTGCCCGCAGAAGCTCCCGATCATCGCCCAGTTGAAGGAGACGGCCCAGGCCCTGCGGCCCTGA
- a CDS encoding DMT family transporter yields the protein MRPIHRAGRCPRTSTPQPSSSKTFSKIGGYLSIFAGASLFGIGGMVAKYLSNREVDPLIIVEARLLLGALLTGLILLVSDRRLLVVRRSDLPYLILLGIVGMAGVQASYYFTITQTTVATAVFLQFLAPVPIAVYSSLVSRESMRPAVRNAAFVAVLGSGLLLLGRQGRVVITPIGLLTGLSSAFFLSFYTIWGKKRAGVIPPWTMLLYSLIFGAVAFSLVRSPLTIIRSGFDRSEWAVLLYTITFGTVIPFGLYFFGLRALTATETSVVGTLEPVVASLAAFIVLGEVLTSIQIVGAVLITAAIAYLQSVPATTGRPARAEGGSP from the coding sequence ATGAGGCCGATCCATCGCGCCGGGAGGTGCCCGCGGACGTCCACCCCCCAACCGTCGTCCTCCAAGACCTTCTCCAAGATCGGCGGCTATCTCAGCATCTTCGCCGGGGCATCGCTGTTCGGCATCGGTGGGATGGTCGCCAAGTATCTCTCAAACCGTGAGGTCGACCCGCTGATCATCGTCGAAGCCCGCCTGCTCCTGGGGGCTCTTTTGACGGGTCTGATCCTCTTGGTCTCGGATCGCCGCCTTCTGGTCGTCAGGCGCAGCGACCTGCCTTACCTGATCCTTCTCGGGATCGTCGGGATGGCCGGCGTCCAGGCCTCGTACTACTTCACCATCACCCAAACGACCGTGGCCACGGCCGTTTTCCTGCAGTTCCTGGCGCCCGTGCCGATCGCCGTCTATTCATCGTTGGTCAGCCGTGAGTCGATGCGGCCGGCCGTGCGCAACGCGGCCTTTGTCGCCGTCCTTGGCTCGGGGCTCCTCCTCCTCGGCCGCCAGGGCCGGGTGGTGATCACGCCGATCGGCCTCCTGACCGGCCTATCATCGGCTTTCTTCCTGAGCTTCTACACGATCTGGGGGAAGAAGCGGGCCGGCGTCATCCCCCCGTGGACCATGCTCCTCTATTCGCTGATCTTCGGGGCCGTCGCCTTCTCCCTCGTCCGTTCCCCGCTGACCATCATCCGAAGCGGGTTCGACCGGTCAGAATGGGCCGTCCTTCTTTACACCATCACCTTCGGGACGGTCATCCCGTTCGGCCTCTACTTTTTCGGGCTGAGGGCCCTGACGGCCACGGAGACGAGCGTCGTCGGGACCCTCGAGCCGGTCGTCGCCTCCCTCGCCGCCTTCATCGTCCTGGGGGAGGTCCTCACTTCCATCCAGATCGTCGGAGCGGTGCTGATCACGGCGGCCATCGCCTATCTCCAATCCGTGCCGGCGACGACCGGCCGACCGGCGCGGGCCGAGGGCGGGTCCCCGTAG
- a CDS encoding DMT family transporter, which yields MPSKLPSKTPGYLCVFAAATLWGVAGSLAKFFFNRAVDPLVVVEFRLTFGALVAGLFLLVYDRRLLVVRPKDLPYLAILGVFGLTGAQATCYFTISQTTVATAIFLQFLAPVPIAIYSSLVRREPLGPAVRNAAFVAVLGSGLLLLGRQGRLVITPAGLATGLLSAFFLCFHTLWGKRRAGVIHPWTTLFYSLVFGAIGFSMVRSPLTAFRSGLGGAEWAYLAYTVVFSTVIPHGLYFMGLRVLSATETSIVSTLEPVIASLAAFIALGETLTVVQVLGAVLISASIIYIQSAPASAGRAARAAGAG from the coding sequence TTGCCGTCCAAACTACCCTCCAAGACACCAGGCTACCTATGCGTATTTGCCGCCGCCACCCTCTGGGGCGTCGCCGGGAGCCTCGCCAAGTTCTTCTTCAACCGAGCCGTCGACCCGCTGGTCGTGGTGGAGTTCCGCCTGACCTTCGGCGCCCTGGTGGCGGGCCTGTTCCTTCTGGTCTATGACCGCCGCCTCCTGGTGGTCAGGCCGAAAGACCTCCCTTACCTGGCGATCCTAGGAGTCTTCGGTTTGACCGGGGCTCAGGCGACGTGCTACTTCACGATCAGTCAGACCACCGTGGCCACGGCGATCTTCCTGCAGTTCCTGGCACCCGTGCCGATCGCCATCTACTCGTCCCTGGTCCGACGGGAACCACTGGGCCCGGCCGTCCGCAACGCCGCCTTCGTCGCCGTCTTGGGCTCCGGGCTCCTTCTTCTGGGCCGCCAGGGCCGACTGGTGATCACCCCGGCCGGCCTGGCGACCGGGCTTTTGTCAGCCTTCTTCCTGTGCTTCCACACCCTTTGGGGGAAGCGCCGGGCCGGCGTCATCCACCCCTGGACCACGCTCTTTTACTCGCTGGTCTTCGGGGCCATCGGGTTTTCCATGGTCCGTTCACCCTTGACCGCCTTCCGCTCCGGGCTGGGTGGGGCCGAATGGGCCTACCTTGCTTACACCGTGGTCTTCTCGACGGTAATCCCCCACGGCCTCTACTTCATGGGGCTGCGGGTGCTGAGCGCCACCGAGACCAGCATCGTCTCGACCCTCGAACCGGTCATCGCCTCGCTGGCCGCCTTCATCGCCCTGGGGGAGACTCTGACCGTGGTTCAGGTCCTCGGGGCCGTCCTGATCTCGGCCTCGATCATCTACATCCAGTCCGCGCCGGCGTCCGCTGGACGGGCGGCCAGGGCGGCTGGCGCGGGCTGA
- a CDS encoding DMT family transporter, translating to MSKIWLSVALAALSGALMTLQGSFNSALLKKIGLANMALFVSATGFIVALGTFLAWGRWSKLLQMTKVPWYGWLGGAIGVAIIAGVAYAIRQVSTALAISSIITAQLATALAVDHFGLFQSEQVAMTWLRFLGLAMMITGTYLMARR from the coding sequence TTGTCGAAGATCTGGTTGAGCGTCGCCCTGGCCGCGCTGAGCGGCGCCCTCATGACCCTGCAGGGCTCCTTCAATTCCGCCCTGCTGAAGAAGATCGGCCTCGCCAATATGGCCCTCTTCGTCTCGGCGACGGGATTCATCGTCGCCCTCGGGACCTTCCTGGCCTGGGGCCGTTGGTCCAAGTTGCTCCAGATGACCAAGGTCCCCTGGTACGGCTGGCTTGGAGGGGCCATCGGCGTGGCGATCATCGCCGGGGTGGCCTACGCCATCAGGCAGGTCAGCACGGCCCTGGCCATCTCCTCGATCATCACCGCCCAACTGGCCACGGCCCTGGCCGTCGACCACTTCGGCCTGTTCCAGTCGGAGCAGGTGGCGATGACCTGGTTGCGCTTCCTCGGCCTGGCCATGATGATCACCGGGACCTATCTCATGGCCCGGCGGTGA